The Culex pipiens pallens isolate TS chromosome 2, TS_CPP_V2, whole genome shotgun sequence DNA window gagtccgaaggcttgaatggggagagcacccaaacctctttctactccaaggaactttCCAcctcagtgtttgaactgacgacctttggattgcgagtccaaccgccgccagcgattccaccgcagtaggcttggtttggtgtgttgtttgtacttatggcatggagacgactcctacacctggaatgacttaacagcctaacaacaaccaaggccgggaccgacattttacttcctcatccgatggaaggttggaccagatgggaatcgaacccagaatcatccgcttacaaagcggacagcgtaaccattcggccaagcACTGCCACTCAAGTGAATATAAGGGTTCTAAAATTATTTCCTTCAAAACCTCGAGCATCCCCACCGTTTCTCGACTCCCGGTGAACTCTAGGGGAGTTAGGTTGAACATGTTCCACAACCCAGCAGAATCCGAAGCTTCTGTTGCTGCTGAACGTGACGTGCGATGCAAGCTGGGAGAGCAAACAAAGAGTGTTcattatttatgcattttataTTCACAAATTTGTATCTACTTCACTGATTTTGGCCAAGTTTGCTCTTGCTCTTCTTTCCCTCACGTAACACCTGGACTGGGAGAGTTGTATTGAAAAGGTAAATCCGGTGACATACACGTGCTTTTCGGCAAGCAGCCACGTGGTGCTGAGCTGGAAAACAAAAGTCTCAGCCTGGTTTGTTGATCTTTTCAGTTTTTGGCCGAAGGGTGCGGGCTTTTGCCAGGCCAGAGATTTGCTTGATGgaattttaaattagtttttatccgaggattttttttgtgatactcGTCAACCTAGAGTCCACGTGAGCCAGCCTGGGGGTGCAAAAAGTGGAAAGtttctgtttgaaaaaaataaaagttcgtGATTATACACCAAATAATGTTCAGGCCAGCTACACGAGTGGAAGCTCGAGTCCCGAAACTCCGAAAGTCAAACAATCACAGTGCGAGTAAAAAAGTGTTGTAATTATTCTGCTGAAACTGGGAGTGCTTCAGCGGAATCGAATAAATAATGCAGGGTTTCGCTTCTGACGATGAATGTTCGCCAAATTGGTAGTTGAGTATGTCAAAGGATCAGATTCCAAATTCAAATgagctttttattttcagaattcgcaaaaaaaaagacataCACTGGTTCAATTGGTTTGGCACTTTCAAATGCTtcactgttatttttttcaacatattttaatgaaaaatttatgAAGTTGTTGGAGATTGGAGTTGGAgacaaaattattattaaagttCAATGTATAATTAATCGTACACTGGCTTCTGATTAATTTAGTATGAAATTGTCAGGgcatcaaaatattattttgatttaaaaaaagctgtTTTGTATActatttaaagttgtttttcttttcaacaattctttttattttctttaactcaaatgttcatattttttggaatttttggactACAGATccgaattgaaaatcgaaaaattccgttataaaatgttgataatgtgCAGGTTAaactattcaacaaaattgtctctttttattatttttttcaaataaagtctATCCTTgtccatattaaaaaaaaagttgtagaaGCTGAGGAAATACTCtacaatatgatttttttttggacatTATTGATCCGACATTTGCTTTGTGAGATATGGCTCTGCAAGGAATGAAAATGACAGAAAAATGCGTGTTTTAAAAGTTCTACTCAATAAACCCTCAACTTTCAATCGATGCAATCTTGAAGTGTGAAATTTTCTCGACcccgtgaaaaaaatattttcagattgaaAAATTGCGACTTACATTTCAATTGGGCCGATTTAAGCCGTTCAGAATGTAAgtcgtgatttaaaaaatcgggaaatatttttgtatagaAGTTGGTAGAATTTCACACatgtttcactttttaacatgataaagatttttttttaacatttcaaatcgCTCAATGGTTTGGAAGATATTATCGATTAAAAATAGAGGTTCAATTGGGTGGAATCTAAACCCACtcatttttgcgaattttcattctttgcaaGGCCATAtcgtaaagaattttctcagctttttgaatgtatttttttttttcaaaaatggacacactatttctgaaaaaaaggaaaatttcatGAGTTTCTGATCACTCAAATTGACCGGTAAATTGTTCATTGATTGATTCTGAACGAGAGTAAAGTCtatttgtttgtaaatatatatcaaaaatgttcacaaaattcTTGTTCTAGGAACTGATAACGAATAAAAAGGGGGATTTACAAAAAGGAACATGTCTGCCATAGAAATTATAACGTGTTTGTTTTGCATAGCTCTTACAATAATTGGCTGATTGCATCTCGTTAGGAAATTCAAGGAATTGTTTACTCCAATTTCATCAACAATAATTAGTCACCACGTCAGTTTTCTAATTGGCATATcagttttacttaaaaaaatattgcatcatTTTAAGTTTGCCTAACAACTTTCTTTATCTTGATTTCTTTTAACAGaaagtttaaaacaaatatttttttggattcaAGGTTCGAACCTCGCACTTCTGTCTCAAATACGTTCACATGAATCAATAAAGTTTGCGGAAAAACCCAACGAGAGATAAGAAGCTCATCGTTTCGGTCCAAGTCTACAATATAAAGCCACTTATTCGCGGCTAGATCAGTAGTAACAGTCTGTAATTGAGTTCGATCGCACAGCAAAATGGAAGTCAAGTTGATAATCTTGCTTGGATGCCTCCTCTCGGTTGGCGTCGTATTTGGACATCGAAATCACGGATCGTACGGAGGCTGGAATCAGCACGGTGGCGGTGGCCACCACGGTCACCATGGACATCACCGGCATCACCGGGGCCATGGTTGTCCGCACGTGAACTTTGAGGTTAAGGTTCCGGAGGGGTTGGAGGTTTCGGCTATCCAGAAGAATCCCAACGTGACCATGTTCGGGATCGAGCTGTACGTGAACAGGGAACCTGCGGAAGGAAGTCAGTGCGACGTTTGCCAGAATACTACGACGGTCACGTACGGGAAGTTCATTATTGAAGATACGCAGGTTGTGATCAAGAATGGGGACGTTTTGTCTTATATCGTGCTGACCGGAGAGGGATCGAACGTTACCCGGCATCGTATGAAGAAGATGTGGGTTACTGGTAAGGGATTTGTTGAGACTTGGGCAACGCGGACAGAACACTTAAGTTTCGATTTCAGATTCCATCATCAACAAGTGCAACTGCGAAGGATCCTCCAACAACCCAGACATTGATCTGCGTTTCTCGGGCAGAAGCACTCCGGTTCCATCGAGTCCAGTTACCGAGGATTCAACCGATCCCGGCTTTGGATTCGAAGAAATCGCCAAAGCCCACCAGAACGAGTTGTTTTCCCACGAGGACACCCCGTTCGAGTGCGATCTCGACCCGGTGACGAACCTGTGCCGTCCGGGAAGCCGCGTAGAGCGTCTCTCGGAACCGTCCATGAACTGGCAGCGGGAGGCGCAGATTTTGGCCGCGATCATCGATCAAATGAAGGTTGGCTGTGGCTCGAGCAGTTCTCGGACCAACCAGCTACTGTTGAAGCAGGCTCCTTTCAAAACGAGCAGCGCTGCAGACTTGAAGAACTTTGTCCAATCGTCGCTGGCGGTTAGCGAAGAGTTGCAGGAGCTCACGAACGGTATTCGACGAGTCAGTCCGGGTAAGGGGCGACGTGGTGAAAGCACGGTTGCGTTTGAAATGGGAAGCTACGTGGACAAGCAGAAGGTTCTGTACCACGCGCGGCTGAACAATATGGCCCAGGTGGTGGACTACGATCTGCCGTGTAGACATTAGAAGATGCAATAAAAAGTTTTCGTATAACAGTTATCCTCTCTCGATCTAGATTGGAGTTGAGAAATCCCAATTGAACAGAACAATAGAGTTTTGAAGGTATTGTTCTCGATCTTCCCACCAAGACTTGATTGTGCCAGTTAATCTCCATTGGAATCTTTGTCAAGTGTCCAGAAAACCAAAATGACGCTCAAGATCTTACTCCTCTGTTTGGTAACGATCAGCTGGGTGGCTTGCCATGGACCAGGTGGACATGGTGGCCACGGCGGTGGTGGCTATCACGGAGGACACGGCAGAAGACCATGGGGTCACGGACACTGGGGTGATCGCAGAGATCCAGGATGGCGACCGGACGGACATCACGGTCACCATGACCATCGCGAGCCGAAGCCTGACGAGCCTCGACCGGATCCCAAGAGTCCCGATCCATCACGTCCGCAGGTCAACTTTATCGTGCACGAGCCGCAAGGGCTTGAGGTTTGGATCGTTCAACAGCCGGAGATAACCTCGTTTGGGATCGAGCTGTACGTGAATAAGGATTCGAGGGAGACGGGCGCGTATTGCGACCTTTGTGCCAATACCACGGAGGTTACGTACGGGAAGTTGTTCATCGATAATCAGGACGTGCTGGTCAAGAAGGGGGACACCTTGAGCTACTATGCTTGGATTGGTCGGGGTGGTCAATTTACGCGTTCGGGCTTGCAGACTTTGGTGGTTACAGGTTGGTATTGCCGTCATGATCATTAGAGGATCAGTCTAACCTCTCTTCCTGCAGAATCGATCGTCACCCAGTGCGATTGTGGCACATCCAACATCGAGGACATCGATATTCGAATCAACGACGATTCGGACAAGCGCACTGGGCGCGAGGCGATCTTCACGCGTAAGGCCGGCCAATCTCCACGAGTTGGTTTTACGACCACTGAAGCCACCGATCCGGACAAGATTCGCAAGGAATACCGCGAGGACATGATCAGCGAGTGTGGCATCGATCCGGAGCAGTGTCAAACTTCGAAGGCGGAAGCCAAAACGGATCGCGCGATCCAGGATCCTTACCGGGAGATCGTGATCTTGGAGGACATTGTTGAGCACATGAAGGGAGGTAGCTGCTCGCCGAAGGTCTCCAACCAGCTGGTTCTACTGCGACAGGCTCCGTTTGCCGCTAATGGGGACGGAGATCTGATGAACTTTGTGCGATCGTACGTCGGGATCAGCGCTGAGCTGCAGAGTCTGGGTGAGGGGATTGTTCGGGTGATTCCGGCCAATCCCGGAGTTGGACAGGGCGTTGTGTTTGAGATGGGCAGCTACGCGGACAAGCAGCGGATTTTGTACCATGTTAGAGATAACGAGTTGAAGCATATTGTGGACTACGATCTGACGGAGAATAGCTATTGAAGATTgtaattgtttattttaaagtgtgattttttgttatttgtaatGATGAAATAGACGTGGTTCTTCGAAATCCCCCTCAACGATTGATCGCTGTTTATTATTTATTCTAGATAGAGAATGACCTCTGACGATGTTTACCCTCTCTCAAGATCTATAACAAGACTTGAGCACACTCTTCCCCACAGAGAGTTCAGTTGATCGCGTGATCTCCTCTCGAGTGG harbors:
- the LOC120423104 gene encoding uncharacterized protein LOC120423104 encodes the protein MEVKLIILLGCLLSVGVVFGHRNHGSYGGWNQHGGGGHHGHHGHHRHHRGHGCPHVNFEVKVPEGLEVSAIQKNPNVTMFGIELYVNREPAEGSQCDVCQNTTTVTYGKFIIEDTQVVIKNGDVLSYIVLTGEGSNVTRHRMKKMWVTDSIINKCNCEGSSNNPDIDLRFSGRSTPVPSSPVTEDSTDPGFGFEEIAKAHQNELFSHEDTPFECDLDPVTNLCRPGSRVERLSEPSMNWQREAQILAAIIDQMKVGCGSSSSRTNQLLLKQAPFKTSSAADLKNFVQSSLAVSEELQELTNGIRRVSPGKGRRGESTVAFEMGSYVDKQKVLYHARLNNMAQVVDYDLPCRH
- the LOC120423103 gene encoding uncharacterized protein LOC120423103 — protein: MTLKILLLCLVTISWVACHGPGGHGGHGGGGYHGGHGRRPWGHGHWGDRRDPGWRPDGHHGHHDHREPKPDEPRPDPKSPDPSRPQVNFIVHEPQGLEVWIVQQPEITSFGIELYVNKDSRETGAYCDLCANTTEVTYGKLFIDNQDVLVKKGDTLSYYAWIGRGGQFTRSGLQTLVVTESIVTQCDCGTSNIEDIDIRINDDSDKRTGREAIFTRKAGQSPRVGFTTTEATDPDKIRKEYREDMISECGIDPEQCQTSKAEAKTDRAIQDPYREIVILEDIVEHMKGGSCSPKVSNQLVLLRQAPFAANGDGDLMNFVRSYVGISAELQSLGEGIVRVIPANPGVGQGVVFEMGSYADKQRILYHVRDNELKHIVDYDLTENSY